Proteins encoded together in one Cyprinus carpio isolate SPL01 chromosome B14, ASM1834038v1, whole genome shotgun sequence window:
- the LOC109062824 gene encoding LOW QUALITY PROTEIN: trypsin inhibitor ClTI-1-like (The sequence of the model RefSeq protein was modified relative to this genomic sequence to represent the inferred CDS: inserted 2 bases in 1 codon), whose product MITQSTHRGTQTIMLARTVLVLCLAALASAAVIPDGSKEPKCSEYYLPTYTREYNPVCGNKSQTNHNXCLGNMENKVNTLISRMGEC is encoded by the exons ATGATTACACAGTCAACTCATCGCGGTACACAAACAATCATGCTGGCAAGGACTGTTTTGGTGCTTTGTTTGGCAG CTTTAGCAAGTGCAGCTGTTATCCCTGATGGCTCTAAAGAG CCAAAATGCTCTGAGTACTACTTGCCCACATATACCCGGGAATATAACCCTGTGTGTGGtaacaaatcacaaacaaatcACAA GTGTTTGGGAAAtat GGAGAACAAGGTCAACACATTAATCTCCAGGATGGGGGAATGCTGA